A section of the Peromyscus eremicus unplaced genomic scaffold, PerEre_H2_v1 PerEre#2#chrX_unloc_1, whole genome shotgun sequence genome encodes:
- the LOC131900907 gene encoding zinc finger protein 431-like produces MVSDALMVELQIVVCFYVNWNWNLDALKEFSVPLAAKDAVTYNDVHINFTQEEWALLDLSQKNIYKDMMLETYMNLTTIGYNWGNLEVEEHCQSSQRHERPERSQTGEKPYECNQCGKAFPHHSTLHLQKRRHTREKLYEHNQCGKAFAQHSTFQVLESTDIGEKLYECNQCGKAFAQNSVLQRHERTHTGEKPHECKQCDKSFAHNRHLQRHIRAHTGEKPYECNHCGKAFADHSHLQRHERTHTGEKPYECNHCGKAFVDHSHLQRHERTHTGEKPYECKQCDKSFAHNRHLQRHKRTHTGENPYECNHCGKAFADHSHLQRHERTHTGEKPYECNYCGKAFADHSHLQRHERTHTGEKPYECKQCDKSFAHNRHLQRHKRTHTGVNPYECNHCGKTFADHSHLQRHERTHTGEKPYECSHCGKAFADHSHLQRHERTHTGEKPYECKQCDKSFAHNRHLQRHKRTHTGEKPYECSHCGKAFADHSHLQRHERTHTGEKPYECNHCGKAFGDHSHLQRHDRTHTGEKPYECNHCGKAFADHSHLQRHERTHTGEKPYECNLYGKAFADHSNFKTHEITHTGKKPYEYNLCNKAFAYHSYLQIYKRRHTGEKPYKCNQCVKAFAQHRYLQSHKRTHTGEKPYECNQCSKAYEHQSHLQRHAKIHTGEKTYECNQCGKAFADHSHFKALETMHAVKKPFECNLCNEAFVHYSHLQRHTRTHTGMKPYECNQCSKTFSHHSCLQFVYHPFHCFSAFVSVGRCGACHESFKVAAEADSFHGDDGFLSQDSFLWVLGCGLCVSLSSTETIFVNEMLVDFSSIVFLTGSTTECSCTYVFVLAEPIRDFTMEAGRPHSHNSDLKVHKRIHTADKPYECKHCDKAFAQNNVLQMHERTHTGEKPCESNQCGKAFAHHNYLQRHTRTHTAMESYKCNQCGKEFERHSNLRIHKRTHTEEEPYKSNTISV; encoded by the exons GATGCCgtgacctataatgatgtgcatATCAACTTCACTCAGGAGGAGTGGGCATTGCTGGATCTTTCACAGAAGAATATCTACAAAGATATGATGCTGGAGACATATATGAACCTCACTACTATAG gatacaattggggaaatcttgaagttgaagaacattgtcaaagctctcaaagacatgaaag AcctgaaagaagtcaaactggagagaaaccatatgaatgtaatcaatgtggtaaagcctttcctCATCATAGTACTCTTCATTTGCAAAAAAGAagacatactagagagaaactctatgaacataatcagtgtgggaaagcctttgcacaacacagtactTTTCAAGTGCTTGAAAGTACAGATATTGGAGAGAAActgtatgaatgtaatcagtgtggtaaagcctttgctcaaaacagtgttcttcaaaggcatgaaagaacccacactggagagaaaccccatgaatgtaaacagtgtgataaatcctttgcacataacagacatcttcaaaggcatataagagcacacactggagagaaaccatatgaatgcaatcactgtggtaaagcctttgcagatcatagtcatcttcaaaggcatgaaagaacacatactggagagaaaccttatgaatgcaatcattgtggtaaagcctttgtagatcatagtcaccttcaaaggcatgaaagaacacacactggagagaaaccctatgaatgtaaacagtgtgataaatcctttgcacataacagacatcttcaaaggcataaaagaacacatactggagagaatccctatgaatgtaatcactgtggtaaagcctttgcagatcatagtcaccttcaaaggcatgaaagaacacatactggagagaaaccctatgaatgcaattactgtggtaaagcctttgcagatcatagtcaccttcaaaggcatgaaagaacacacactggagagaaaccctatgaatgtaaacagtgtgataaatcctttgcacataacagacatcttcaaaggcataaaagaacacatactggagtgaatccctatgaatgtaatcactgtggtaaaacctttgcagatcatagtcatcttcaaaggcatgaaagaacacatactggagagaaaccctatgaatgcagtcactgtggtaaagcctttgcagatcatagtcaccttcaaaggcatgaaagaacacacactggagagaaaccctatgaatgtaaacagtgtgataaatcctttgcacataacagacatcttcaaaggcataaaagaacacatactggagagaaaccatatgaatgcagtcactgtggtaaagcctttgcagatcatagtcaccttcaaaggcatgaaagaacacatactggagagaaaccctatgaatgcaatcactgtggcaaagcctttggagatcatagtcatcttcaaaggcatgatagaacacatactggagagaaaccctatgaatgcaatcactgtggtaaagccttcgcAGATCacagtcaccttcaaaggcatgaaagaacacatactggagagaaaccctatgaatgtaatctgtatggtaaagcctttgcagatcacagtaattttaaaacacatgaaataacacatactggaaagaaaccctatgaatataatctgtgtaataaagcctttgcatatcatagttatcttcaaatatataaaaggagacatacaggagagaaaccctataaatgtaaccaatgtgttaaagcctttgcacaacacagatATCTTCAAagccataaaagaacacatactggagagaaaccatatgaatgtaatcaatgtagtaaagcctATGAACatcaaagtcatcttcaaaggcatgcaaaaatacatactggagagaaaacctatgaatgtaatcaatgtggtaaagcctttgcagatcacaGTCATTTTAAAGCACTTGAAACAATGCATGCTGTAAAGAAACCCTTTGAATGTAATCTGTGTAATGAAGCCTTTGTACattacagtcatcttcaaaggcatacaagaacacatactggaatgaaaccctatgaatgtaatcagtgtagtaAAACCTTTTcacatcacagttgtcttcaa TTTGTGTATCACCCATTCCATTGCTTCTCGGCCTTTGTTAGCGTTGGAAGATGTGGTGCTTGCCATGAGTCCTTCAAGGTAGCTGCCGAGGCTGACTCCTTTCATGGTGATGATGGCTTCCTAAGTCAGGACAGTTTTCTCTGGGTCCTGGGGTGCGGCCTGTGTGTGAGCCTCTCGTCTACGGAGACCATATTTGTAAATGAGATGTTAGTGGACTTCAGCTCCATTGTCTTTCTTACCGGGTCAACTACAGAGTGCTCTTGCACGTACGTTTTTGTACTTGCAGAACCAATAAGGGACTTCACAATGGAAG CTGGCCGGCCTCACAGCCATAACAGTGATCTTAAAgtgcataaaagaatacatactgcagataaaccctatgaatgtaaacattgtgataaagcctttgctcaaaacaatgttcttcaaatgcatgaaagaacacatacaggagagaaaccatgtgaaagtaatcagtgtggtaaag